A region of Streptomyces paludis DNA encodes the following proteins:
- a CDS encoding C40 family peptidase: MGSHRRPKQPSRARVTVLTTVAAAAVALTSQAAQADPKPSKADVKEKVDKLYDEAEVATEKYKAAEDSQDKLQKEVKAVQDKVARGQDELNELRDGLGAIASSQYRTGGIDPALQLFLSSDPDSYLENASALDQVSAKQAEALQQVQSKQRTLAQQRKEAQSKVNDLAETRKELGKKKDEVKAKLAEAQRLLNSLTAAERAALAKADEERAAADRASRDSTRSTASTGASTPDLGNSAPASGRAAAAFAAAQSKIGSPYVYGASGPSTFDCSGLTSWAFAQAGVSIPRTSQAQGASGTRLSMSQLQVGDLVIFYADQHHVGFYAGNGQILHAPRTGTVVRYESINNMPFQFGVRIG; encoded by the coding sequence GTGGGGTCCCACCGTCGTCCCAAGCAGCCGAGCCGCGCACGGGTGACCGTGCTCACCACGGTCGCCGCTGCCGCTGTCGCTCTTACGTCCCAGGCCGCCCAGGCCGACCCGAAGCCGAGCAAGGCAGACGTCAAGGAGAAGGTCGACAAGCTCTACGACGAGGCGGAGGTCGCCACCGAGAAGTACAAGGCCGCCGAGGACTCGCAGGACAAGCTCCAGAAGGAAGTCAAGGCCGTTCAGGACAAGGTCGCCCGCGGCCAGGACGAACTGAACGAACTGCGCGACGGTCTCGGCGCGATCGCCAGCTCCCAGTACCGCACCGGCGGCATCGACCCCGCCCTCCAGCTCTTCCTCTCCTCGGACCCCGACTCGTACCTGGAGAACGCCTCCGCGCTCGACCAGGTCAGCGCCAAGCAGGCCGAGGCCCTCCAGCAGGTCCAGTCGAAGCAGCGGACCCTCGCGCAGCAGCGCAAGGAGGCCCAGTCCAAGGTCAACGACCTCGCGGAGACCCGCAAGGAACTGGGCAAGAAGAAGGACGAGGTCAAGGCCAAGCTCGCCGAGGCGCAGCGGCTGCTCAACTCCCTCACCGCCGCCGAGCGCGCCGCGCTCGCCAAGGCCGACGAGGAGCGCGCCGCCGCCGACCGCGCCAGCCGCGACAGCACCCGCTCCACCGCCTCGACCGGCGCGAGCACCCCCGACCTCGGCAACTCCGCGCCCGCCTCGGGACGCGCCGCCGCCGCGTTCGCCGCCGCGCAGAGCAAGATCGGCTCGCCGTACGTCTACGGCGCGAGCGGTCCCAGCACCTTCGACTGCTCCGGGCTCACCTCGTGGGCGTTCGCCCAGGCCGGCGTCTCCATACCCCGTACCTCCCAGGCCCAGGGCGCCTCCGGCACCCGCCTGTCGATGAGCCAGCTCCAGGTCGGCGACCTCGTCATCTTCTACGCCGACCAGCACCACGTCGGCTTCTACGCGGGCAACGGCCAGATCCTGCACGCCCCGCGCACCGGCACCGTCGTGCGCTACGAGTCGATCAACAACATGCCGTTCCAGTTCGGCGTCCGGATCGGCTGA
- a CDS encoding NYN domain-containing protein has protein sequence MEQPTGGAEPAGAAGGDAAEALDRPLPDGVRRRVVALVSEAFGGLTVPELPAQLRQYARFTPNRRTKFAGNAMAAALEGDPVFRGRIGERIAQSQPELAAALEAGSPPAAADPVDVAAAAYVLRPPGWVKLVAAAGEEAQRADAERADEETRRELDRLREELAVARTLTKTDTERLRTELEAARKETESLHRKLRSAQSDVKRGEAALRRVTAETEALRAENAAQVSAAESETRRVRARLAEAEASAEASRRAVREGRSVEDMRLRLLLDTVLESAQGLRRELALPPAASRPADTVDAVEPGRMSPKDVAARALSETDPALLDQLLALPQAHLIVDGYNVTKTGYPTMPLEKQRLRLLGGLAMLAAQTGAEMTCVFDGAELAAPVLLAPPRGVRVLFSKPGVTADELIRQLVRAEPPGRPVVVVSTDREVADGVAKAGARPVASALLLKRLSRV, from the coding sequence GTGGAGCAGCCCACGGGCGGTGCTGAGCCGGCCGGCGCGGCCGGCGGTGACGCCGCGGAGGCACTCGACCGTCCGCTCCCGGACGGGGTACGGCGCCGGGTGGTGGCGCTGGTCTCGGAGGCGTTCGGCGGTCTGACCGTCCCGGAGCTGCCGGCGCAGCTGCGCCAGTACGCCCGCTTCACCCCGAACCGGCGGACGAAGTTCGCGGGCAACGCGATGGCCGCCGCCCTGGAGGGCGACCCGGTGTTCCGGGGCCGGATCGGGGAGCGCATCGCCCAGTCCCAGCCGGAGCTGGCCGCGGCCCTGGAGGCGGGGTCACCGCCGGCCGCCGCGGATCCGGTCGACGTGGCCGCCGCCGCGTATGTGCTGAGACCACCCGGATGGGTGAAGCTGGTGGCCGCGGCGGGCGAGGAGGCGCAGCGCGCCGACGCCGAGCGGGCCGACGAGGAGACCCGCCGCGAGCTGGACCGGCTCCGCGAGGAGCTGGCGGTCGCCAGGACGCTGACGAAGACCGACACGGAGCGGCTGCGTACGGAGCTGGAGGCGGCCCGCAAGGAGACCGAGTCGCTCCACCGCAAGCTGCGCAGCGCGCAGAGCGATGTGAAGCGGGGCGAGGCGGCGCTGCGCCGGGTGACGGCGGAGACCGAGGCGCTGCGGGCCGAGAACGCCGCCCAGGTGTCGGCGGCCGAGAGCGAGACGCGCCGGGTCCGCGCGCGGCTGGCGGAGGCGGAGGCGTCGGCGGAGGCGAGCCGCCGGGCCGTGCGCGAGGGCCGGTCGGTGGAGGACATGCGGCTGCGGCTGCTGCTGGACACGGTGCTGGAGTCGGCGCAGGGGCTGCGCCGGGAGCTGGCGCTGCCGCCGGCCGCCAGCCGCCCGGCCGATACGGTCGACGCGGTCGAGCCGGGCCGGATGTCCCCGAAGGACGTGGCGGCCCGCGCGCTCTCCGAGACGGATCCGGCGCTGCTGGACCAGTTGCTCGCGCTGCCGCAGGCGCATCTGATCGTCGACGGCTACAACGTCACCAAGACCGGTTATCCGACGATGCCGTTGGAGAAGCAGCGGCTGCGGCTGCTGGGCGGGCTGGCGATGCTGGCGGCGCAGACGGGTGCCGAGATGACCTGTGTGTTCGACGGCGCGGAGCTGGCGGCGCCGGTGCTGCTCGCGCCGCCGCGCGGGGTGCGGGTGCTGTTCTCCAAGCCGGGGGTGACGGCGGACGAGCTGATCCGCCAGCTCGTCCGGGCGGAGCCGCCGGGCCGGCCCGTGGTGGTCGTCTCCACCGACCGGGAGGTCGCGGACGGGGTGGCGAAGGCGGGGGCCCGGCCGGTGGCGTCCGCTCTGCTGCTGAAGCGGCTTTCGCGCGTATAG
- a CDS encoding rhomboid family intramembrane serine protease translates to MISWRRLAQGPVVTYGLIGLCVLAFLLSPLSGLRPGHGDGDALRAAQSAYFERWGVIPVELMRGASPRTLLTPFTALFVHGGWLHLLGNMLFLHVFGAMTERRMGRAHFLLFYLGIGYLALFAYAAANAGSAQTLVGASGAISGVLGVFLYLFPRARVTSLFPFLLFLPLRFPAWIVLIFWFALQWLALRGADEGPGVAYLAHLVGFGAGFLYAWVRYWRTDRVHGQTGATEGERQP, encoded by the coding sequence GTGATCTCATGGCGGAGGCTCGCACAGGGACCCGTGGTGACCTACGGGCTGATCGGCCTCTGTGTGCTGGCCTTCCTGCTCAGCCCGCTCTCCGGGCTCCGTCCGGGCCACGGCGACGGCGACGCCCTCCGCGCCGCCCAGAGCGCCTACTTCGAACGGTGGGGCGTCATCCCGGTCGAGCTGATGCGCGGCGCCTCCCCGCGCACCCTCCTCACCCCGTTCACCGCGCTCTTCGTCCACGGCGGCTGGCTGCATCTGCTCGGCAACATGCTCTTCCTGCATGTCTTCGGGGCGATGACCGAGCGGCGTATGGGCCGGGCGCACTTCCTGCTCTTCTATCTCGGCATCGGCTATCTCGCGCTCTTCGCGTACGCGGCGGCCAACGCCGGCTCCGCGCAAACCCTGGTGGGCGCCTCCGGCGCGATCTCGGGGGTGCTCGGCGTCTTCCTCTACCTCTTCCCCCGGGCCCGGGTCACCAGCCTCTTCCCGTTCCTGCTCTTCCTGCCGCTGCGCTTCCCCGCCTGGATCGTGCTGATCTTCTGGTTCGCGCTCCAGTGGCTGGCCCTGCGCGGCGCGGACGAGGGTCCTGGCGTCGCCTATCTGGCGCATCTGGTGGGGTTCGGCGCCGGGTTCCTCTACGCCTGGGTGCGCTACTGGCGTACCGATAGAGTGCACGGACAGACCGGGGCCACCGAGGGAGAACGCCAACCGTGA
- a CDS encoding Lrp/AsnC family transcriptional regulator, which translates to MITAIVLIKTSVDRIPEIAESIASLDSVSEVFSVTGTYDLIAMVRVPKHDDLADAIPGRISKIPGVEATDTHVAFRTYSQHDLEAAFAIGLDA; encoded by the coding sequence GTGATCACCGCGATCGTGCTCATCAAGACCAGCGTCGACCGGATCCCCGAGATCGCCGAGTCCATCGCCTCGCTCGACAGCGTCAGCGAGGTCTTCTCGGTGACGGGTACGTACGACCTGATCGCCATGGTGCGCGTGCCGAAGCACGACGATCTCGCCGATGCCATCCCCGGCCGGATCAGCAAGATCCCGGGCGTCGAGGCCACCGACACCCATGTCGCGTTCCGTACGTACTCCCAGCACGACTTGGAGGCGGCCTTCGCGATCGGACTCGACGCGTAG
- a CDS encoding aminotransferase class V-fold PLP-dependent enzyme, with protein sequence MSAYPNATATATASAATAPSSDDPACGAPLPVLGRDVTVPLVTGGEVGYAALDYAASAPALQRVWDDVAAYAPYYGSVHRGAGYLSQLSTDLFENSRRTVAEFLGCRPDDQVVFTRSTTDSLNLLAAVIPDGCQVFVFETEHHASLLPWRDAAVTYLNAPRTPAEAVATLERALASRDPKGPALVCVTGASNVTGELWPVRELAAAAHTHGARIVLDAAQLVPHHVVDIAELDVDWIAFSGHKLYAPFGSGVLAGRADWLRDAEPYLAGGGASRKVARRADGGVEVDWHTTAARHEAGSPNVIGVYAIASACKALTEAGFDALSAREQALVARVRAGLAEVPEVKVLSLFGDDAPRVGVLSFVVEGWNSSHFAAALSAEYGIGVRDGLFCAHPLVRTLLGSDPQDPGECGAPEAEPGERSLNAIRVSFGAGTPDEHVERFVRAVRELVSDGARWNYRTEDGRCVPDRGAVAA encoded by the coding sequence ATGTCCGCATACCCGAACGCCACCGCCACCGCCACCGCTTCCGCCGCCACCGCCCCGTCCTCCGACGACCCCGCCTGTGGCGCGCCGCTCCCGGTGCTGGGGCGGGATGTGACCGTGCCGCTCGTCACCGGCGGCGAGGTCGGCTACGCGGCCCTGGACTACGCGGCCAGCGCCCCGGCCCTCCAGCGTGTGTGGGACGACGTCGCCGCGTACGCCCCCTACTACGGCAGCGTCCACCGGGGCGCCGGCTATCTCTCGCAGCTCTCCACGGACCTCTTCGAGAACAGCCGCCGCACGGTCGCGGAGTTTCTCGGCTGCCGCCCGGACGACCAGGTCGTCTTCACCCGCTCGACCACCGACTCACTGAACCTGCTGGCGGCCGTGATTCCCGACGGCTGCCAGGTGTTCGTCTTCGAGACGGAGCACCACGCCTCGCTGCTGCCGTGGCGCGACGCGGCGGTCACGTATCTCAACGCCCCCCGCACCCCGGCCGAGGCCGTCGCCACCCTGGAGCGCGCGCTCGCCTCGCGCGACCCGAAGGGGCCGGCGCTGGTCTGTGTGACGGGCGCGTCCAATGTGACGGGCGAGCTGTGGCCCGTCCGGGAGCTAGCCGCCGCCGCGCACACGCACGGCGCCCGGATCGTGCTGGACGCCGCGCAGCTGGTACCGCACCACGTGGTGGACATCGCGGAGCTGGACGTCGACTGGATCGCCTTCTCCGGGCACAAGCTGTACGCGCCGTTCGGCTCCGGGGTCCTCGCGGGCCGCGCCGACTGGCTGCGGGACGCCGAGCCGTATCTCGCGGGCGGCGGCGCCAGCCGCAAGGTGGCGCGCCGGGCCGACGGCGGTGTCGAGGTCGACTGGCACACCACGGCCGCCCGCCACGAGGCCGGTTCGCCGAACGTCATCGGGGTGTACGCGATCGCCTCGGCCTGCAAGGCGCTGACGGAGGCCGGCTTCGACGCGCTGTCGGCGCGCGAGCAGGCGCTGGTGGCGCGGGTGCGGGCGGGGCTCGCGGAGGTGCCCGAGGTGAAGGTGCTCTCGCTCTTCGGGGACGACGCGCCGCGCGTGGGGGTGCTGTCGTTCGTCGTCGAGGGGTGGAACAGCTCGCACTTCGCCGCCGCGCTCTCGGCGGAGTACGGCATCGGGGTACGCGACGGGCTGTTCTGCGCGCACCCGCTGGTGCGGACCCTGCTGGGCAGCGACCCGCAGGACCCGGGGGAGTGCGGCGCCCCGGAGGCGGAGCCGGGCGAGCGCTCGCTCAACGCGATCCGGGTGAGCTTCGGCGCCGGGACACCGGACGAGCACGTGGAGCGGTTCGTCCGGGCCGTGCGCGAGCTGGTCAGCGACGGTGCCCGGTGGAACTACCGCACGGAGGACGGCCGCTGCGTCCCGGACCGGGGAGCGGTCGCCGCGTAA
- the trpD gene encoding anthranilate phosphoribosyltransferase — protein sequence MSAVTPVGGDTVADLTWPGVLNALLDGADLSAAATAWAMDRMMSGEATDAQIAGFAVALRAKGETVEEISGLVRTMYAHARLIEVPGRTVDVVGTGGDGAKTVNISTMSSIVVAGTGAKVVKHGSRAASSASGASDVLAKLGVNLELTPERVAEVAEEAGITFCFAVKFHPALRHVGAARGELGIRTVFNFLGPLTNPARVRSQATGVADARMAPIVAGVLAERGSSALVFRGDDGLDELTTTATSRVWVVRDGKVTERPFDPRDVGLSLVPVEALRGADASYNADVARRLLAGETGPVRDAVLLNAAAALVALDPTDDALELQLAAGIARAAESIDSGAAARSLARWVSASNA from the coding sequence ATGAGCGCTGTTACCCCCGTCGGAGGCGACACCGTGGCGGACCTCACCTGGCCGGGTGTGCTGAACGCCCTGCTGGACGGCGCCGATCTGAGCGCCGCCGCGACCGCCTGGGCCATGGACCGGATGATGAGCGGTGAGGCCACCGACGCGCAGATCGCCGGGTTCGCGGTGGCACTGCGGGCCAAGGGCGAGACCGTCGAGGAGATCAGCGGTCTGGTCCGGACGATGTACGCGCACGCCCGGCTGATCGAGGTGCCCGGCCGGACCGTCGATGTCGTCGGCACCGGCGGCGACGGCGCCAAGACCGTCAATATCTCCACCATGTCGTCGATCGTCGTCGCGGGCACGGGAGCGAAGGTCGTCAAGCACGGCAGCCGTGCCGCGTCCTCGGCGAGCGGCGCCTCCGATGTCCTGGCCAAGCTCGGCGTCAATCTGGAGCTGACCCCGGAGCGGGTGGCCGAGGTCGCCGAGGAGGCGGGCATCACGTTCTGCTTCGCGGTGAAGTTCCACCCGGCCCTGCGCCATGTCGGGGCCGCGCGCGGCGAGCTGGGTATCCGTACGGTCTTCAACTTCCTTGGTCCACTGACCAATCCCGCCCGGGTACGGTCCCAGGCGACCGGGGTCGCCGATGCCCGGATGGCGCCGATCGTCGCCGGGGTGCTGGCCGAGCGGGGCTCGTCCGCGCTGGTCTTCCGGGGCGACGACGGGCTCGACGAGCTGACCACCACGGCCACCTCCCGGGTCTGGGTCGTCCGGGACGGCAAGGTCACCGAGCGCCCCTTCGACCCGCGCGACGTCGGGCTGTCCCTCGTACCGGTGGAGGCGCTGCGCGGCGCGGACGCGTCGTACAACGCGGATGTCGCCCGCCGGCTGCTGGCCGGCGAGACCGGGCCCGTACGGGACGCGGTCCTGCTCAACGCGGCGGCGGCGCTGGTGGCCCTCGACCCGACCGACGACGCGCTGGAACTCCAGCTGGCGGCGGGCATCGCGCGGGCGGCCGAGTCCATCGACTCGGGCGCGGCGGCGCGGTCGCTGGCCCGCTGGGTGAGCGCGAGCAACGCCTGA
- the qcrB gene encoding cytochrome bc1 complex cytochrome b subunit, whose protein sequence is MSTTTATDEKSRKAPAGERVADWADGRLGIYSLAKANMRKIFPDHWSFMLGEICLYSFIIIILTGVYLTLFFHPSMNEVEYHGSYIPMQGVLMSEAYASTLNISFDIRGGLLIRQIHHWAALIFLAAMMVHMMRVFFTGAFRKPREVNWLFGFLLFVLGMFTGFTGYSLPDDLLSGTGVRFTQGAILSVPIVGTYISMFLFGGEFPGGDFVARFYSVHILLLPGIMLGLVVAHLILVFYHKHTQFAGPGRTNNNVVGMPLLPVYMAKAGGFFFLVFGVISIVAAIATINPIWALGPYRPDQVSTGAQPDWYMGAAEGLIRVMPGWEINFAGHTLVLGVFIPLLLLGVVLGAIAVYPFVESWVTGDKREHHILDRPRNAPTRTAFGVAWLVWYFLLLVGGGNDLWATHFHLSINTITWVVRIGFFVAPVVTFIITKRICIGLQRRDAEKVLHGRESGIIKRLPHGEFIEVHTPLEQGALHTLTAHEQYKPAELGPTVDENGVERKVSPVEKVRVKLSKGFYGEGNQLPKPTAEEYQEIQSGHGHH, encoded by the coding sequence ATGAGTACCACGACGGCCACAGACGAGAAGAGCCGCAAGGCGCCCGCCGGTGAGCGGGTCGCCGACTGGGCGGACGGCCGGCTGGGGATCTACTCCCTCGCCAAGGCCAACATGCGCAAGATCTTCCCGGACCACTGGTCCTTCATGCTCGGGGAGATCTGCCTCTACAGCTTCATCATCATCATCCTCACGGGTGTGTATCTGACGCTGTTCTTCCACCCGTCGATGAACGAGGTGGAGTACCACGGCAGTTACATCCCGATGCAGGGTGTGCTGATGTCGGAGGCGTACGCCTCCACGCTGAACATCAGCTTCGACATCCGCGGTGGTCTGCTGATCCGGCAGATCCACCACTGGGCGGCGCTGATCTTCCTCGCCGCCATGATGGTCCACATGATGCGCGTCTTCTTCACGGGCGCGTTCCGCAAGCCGCGCGAGGTCAACTGGCTGTTCGGCTTCCTGCTGTTCGTCCTGGGCATGTTCACCGGGTTCACCGGTTACTCGCTCCCCGACGACCTGCTGTCCGGCACCGGTGTGCGGTTCACACAAGGCGCGATCCTGTCCGTGCCGATCGTCGGTACGTACATCTCGATGTTCCTGTTCGGCGGGGAGTTCCCCGGCGGGGACTTCGTGGCCCGGTTCTACTCGGTCCACATCCTGCTGCTGCCCGGCATCATGCTCGGGCTGGTCGTGGCCCACCTGATCCTGGTCTTCTACCACAAGCACACGCAGTTCGCGGGCCCCGGCCGCACGAACAACAACGTCGTGGGCATGCCACTGCTGCCGGTCTACATGGCGAAGGCCGGAGGCTTCTTCTTCCTGGTCTTCGGTGTCATCTCGATCGTCGCCGCGATCGCCACGATCAACCCGATCTGGGCGCTCGGCCCGTACCGTCCCGACCAGGTCTCCACCGGCGCACAGCCCGACTGGTACATGGGCGCGGCCGAGGGGCTCATCCGGGTGATGCCCGGCTGGGAGATCAACTTCGCGGGGCACACGCTTGTGCTCGGCGTCTTCATCCCGCTGCTGCTGCTCGGTGTGGTCCTCGGCGCGATCGCGGTCTATCCGTTCGTCGAGTCCTGGGTCACCGGCGACAAGCGCGAGCACCACATCCTGGACCGCCCGCGCAACGCGCCGACCCGTACGGCGTTCGGCGTGGCGTGGCTGGTCTGGTACTTCCTCCTGCTGGTGGGCGGTGGGAACGACCTCTGGGCGACCCACTTCCATCTGTCGATCAACACGATCACCTGGGTCGTCCGGATCGGGTTCTTCGTCGCACCGGTCGTCACCTTCATCATCACCAAGCGGATCTGCATCGGCCTCCAGCGGCGCGACGCGGAGAAGGTGCTGCACGGCCGCGAGTCCGGAATCATCAAGCGGCTGCCGCACGGTGAGTTCATCGAGGTCCACACCCCGCTGGAGCAGGGCGCGCTGCACACGCTCACCGCGCACGAGCAGTACAAGCCCGCCGAGCTGGGCCCCACGGTCGACGAGAACGGTGTCGAGCGCAAGGTCTCGCCCGTCGAGAAGGTCCGCGTCAAGCTCAGCAAGGGCTTCTACGGCGAGGGGAACCAGCTGCCCAAGCCTACCGCCGAGGAGTACCAGGAGATCCAGAGCGGCCACGGCCACCACTGA